A single Plasmodium yoelii strain 17X genome assembly, chromosome: 10 DNA region contains:
- a CDS encoding NADP-specific glutamate dehydrogenase, putative, whose protein sequence is MILFLVIFFCIVLISNANGLVKKSHMKRVIPGFISNEFVTGSYSSSRGKGKLQNSQNYGYNFNKPLEHKIEEMKENVISKNKDQHEFLQAFEEVLTSLKPVFKKNIIYLGVLENISEPERVIQFRVPWINDNGEHKINRGFRVQYSSVLGPYKGGLRFHPTVNLSVIKFLGFEQIFKNSLTTLPMGGGKGGSDFDPKGKSENEILRFCQSFMDNLFRYIGPNTDIPAGDIGVGSREIGYLFGKYKKLKNKFEGVLTGKNIKWGGSNIRSEATGYGVAYFAENALSDMNESLKNKTCIVSGSGNVAQYLVEKLIEKGAKVLTMSDSSGYILEPNGFTKEQLKDIMEIKNVKRERIKEYLKYSKTAKFFENEKPWNVPCDIVFPCATQNEITENDADLLIKNNCKLLVEGANMPTHIKAMHKLKENKILICPSKAANAGGVAVSGLEMSQNSMRLQWSSEETDQKLQKIMKNIYEQCCDASQKYTGETDLVAGANIAGFLKVADSFIEQGGL, encoded by the exons atgattttatttttggtcatatttttttgtattgtTTTAATTTCCAATGCAAATGGACTGGTTAAAAAAAGTCACATGAAACGTGTAATACCag gATTCATTAGCAATGAATTTGTTACAGGGTCTTATTCATCAAGTCGAG GTAAAGGAAAATTGCAAAACAGCCAAAACTATGGATACAATTTTAACAAGCCACTAGAACATAAAATAGAAGAAATGAAAGAAAATGTTATatctaaaaataaagatcAACATGAGTTTTTGCAAGCCTTTGAAGAAGTATTAACATCTTTAAAAcctgtttttaaaaaaaatattatttatttaggagtgttagaaaatatatctgAACCAGAAAGAGTTATACAATTTCGTGTTCCATGGATAAATGATAATGGAGAACACAAAATAAACAGAGGATTTCGAGTTCAATATAGTTCTGTGTTAGGCCCATATAAAGGGGGTTTAAGATTTCACCCAACTGTTAATTTAAGTGTTATCAAATTTCTAGGGTTTGAACAAATCTTTAAAAATAGTTTAACTACATTACCTATGGGGGGAGGAAAAGGAGGATCTGATTTTGACCCAAAAGGAAAATcagaaaatgaaattttAAGATTTTGTCAATCATTTATGGATAATTTATTTAGATATATCGGACCTAATACAGATATACCAGCAGGAGATATAGGAGTCGGTTCAAGAGAAATTGGGTATTTatttggaaaatataaaaaattaaaaaataaatttgaagGTGTATTGACTggcaaaaatataaaatgggGTGGAAGTAATATTAGATCTGAAGCTACTGGATATGGTGTTGCTTATTTTGCAGAAAATGCATTAAGTGATATGAATGAAagcttaaaaaataaaacatgtaTAGTTAGTGGAAGTGGTAATGTTGCACAATATTTAGTAGAAAAATTAATCGAGAAAGGAGCAAAGGTATTAACTATGAGTGATAGTAGTGGTTATATATTAGAACCAAATGGGTTTACAAAAGAACAATTAAAAGATattatggaaataaaaaatgttaaacgAGAAAGaataaaagaatatttaaaatattctaAAACAGCTAAATTTTTTGAGAATGAAAAACCATGGAATGTACCTTGTGATATTGTATTTCCGTGTGCAACTCAAAATGAAATTACTGAAAATGATGCTGacttgttaataaaaaataattgtaaatTATTAGTGGAAGGTGCAAATATGCCTACACATATAAAAGCCATgcataaattaaaagaaaataaaatattaatatgtcCATCAAAAGCTGCTAATGCAGGAGGGGTAGCAGTAAGTGGATTAGAAATGAGTCAAAATTCTATGAGATTGCAGTGGTCATCTGAAGAAACAGAtcaaaaattacaaaaaatt
- a CDS encoding endonuclease/exonuclease/phosphatase family protein, putative, producing MEKLHIVSWNVNGWKKSCEIIKKNGMSIESFLEKLDIDILCLQETKTNDDVIEYEPNVLNAHSDKYETYWNCCIKKENSNKGNKGYSGLAIFVNKKIKTICSSRNPFKNFFFSIKDMSKYSFFVGKKYQIDKSAISFYLPNDTKYISNLNELENNVNNFFGEGRLLITVHKQFILVNTYIPYSGYKYERLDYKMMFLHILRAKLIQLRISTGLPIILVGDFNISFRNLDVHFLSNYINLHDLLIKIDNFNLKENIKNKIRNALPIIIKTLENTENFIIKKQKNTQNIESYHLFLSFNGNVKKVGSNFTSPEEIYFLFSLDPIYVDDKYSHLPKEYYFYLDNDFSELDIQTDSRESNMSNIMSNAEKNNLKINLKIDAEKNNIVFFPNEGDINNNIRNKILNSKKILCKYEFKHCTINNKYLVKKKNGIYLKCLNDIFVSLDIILTKENLINIGNNIGYTSPECCNDFINTLIDEDNMIELFSYLYPDMNGKFTCWDTYKQNRLTNEGSRIDYIFIDNILFEMFIKKYNYLYDSPIILTKELQELLKCVKSEKDVTLNIYDDKNGKKKIQNIDYDNALNKLSSNIDILNSITFNKLYANYFNNVKRKIKQIKPGKNNKNDKNDKGNNDKDEDKDKDEDKDDRELFEFQFKIISYIGFIYTFPKLSDHIAVNCTFYFETDENEQENRKKFQICCSYYGISLNKICTTIYQYTKYLPLFLISPQLFSVSSSKLLNCVHMHNKNCYNMIETQPHKKTKKITQYFQIQKKKS from the coding sequence ATGGAAAAATTGCATATTGTGAGTTGGAATGTAAATGGTTGGAAGAAAAGTtgtgaaataataaaaaaaaatggaatgaGCATAGAAAGCTTTTTAGAAAAGTTagatatagatatattatgTCTACAAGAAACAAAAACTAATGATGATGTTATTGAATATGAACCAAATGTGTTAAATGCACATTCAGATAAATATGAAACATATTGGAATTGTtgtataaaaaaggaaaatagtaataaaggAAATAAAGGATATTCAGGACTAGctatttttgtaaataaaaaaataaaaacaatttgtTCATCACGTAAtccttttaaaaatttttttttttctataaaagATATGtcaaaatattcattttttgtgggaaaaaaatatcagATAGACAAATCAgctatttcattttatttaccAAATGATACTAAATATATTAGCAATTTAAATGAACTtgaaaataatgtaaataatttttttggaGAAGGAAGATTATTAATAACTGTTCATAAACAATTTATTCTTGTTAATACTTATATTCCATATTCaggatataaatatgaaagattagattataaaatgatgtttttgcatatattaagaGCTAAATTAATTCAACTTAGAATAAGTACAGGTTTGCCAATAATATTGGTTGGTGACTTTAATATATCGTTTCGAAATTTGGATGTACATTTTCTTagcaattatataaatttacatgacttgttaataaaaattgataattttaacttaaaagaaaatataaaaaataaaattcgtAATGCTTTACCTATTATCATAAAAACTTTGGAAAATAcagaaaattttattatcaaaaaacaaaaaaatacacaaaaCATTGAAtcatatcatttatttttaagttttaatggTAATGTTAAAAAGGTGGGTTCAAATTTTACATCTCctgaagaaatatatttccttttttctcTAGACCCAATTTATGTAGATGATAAATATAGTCATCTTCCAAaggaatattatttttatttagatAACGATTTTAGTGAGTTAGATATTCAAACTGATAGTAGAGAATCAAACATGTCAAATATCATGAGTAATgctgaaaaaaataatttgaaaattaatttaaaaatagatgctgaaaaaaataacattgtCTTTTTTCCAAATGAGggagatataaataataatataagaaataaaattttgaatagcaaaaaaatattatgtaaaTATGAATTTAAACATTGTAccattaataataaatatcttgttaaaaaaaaaaatggaatatatttaaaatgtttaaatgatatatttgTATCTTTAGATATTATTCTCACAAaagaaaatttaataaatatcgGAAATAATATTGGTTATACATCTCCAGAATGTTGTAACgattttataaatacattAATAGATGAAGACAATATGATCGAACTATTTTCTTATTTATATCCAGATATGAATGGAAAATTTACATGTTGGGATACATATAAACAGAATAGACTAACAAATGAGGGTTCTAGAAtcgattatatatttattgacaatattttatttgaaatgtttataaaaaaatataattatttatatgattcTCCAATAATTTTAACTAAAGAATTACAAGAATTATTAAAGTGTGTAAAAAGTGAAAAAGATGTtactttaaatatatatgatgataaaaatgggaaaaaaaaaatacaaaatatagattatgataatgcattaaataaattaagcAGCAATATTGATATACTAAACTCTATcacttttaataaattatatgctaattattttaacaatgttaaaaggaaaataaaacaaatcaaaccaggaaaaaataataaaaatgataaaaatgataaaggtAACAATGATAAAGATGAAGATAAAGATAAAGATGAAGATAAAGATGATAGAGAACTTTTTGAGTttcaatttaaaattataagttatattggatttatttatacattcCCTAAACTAAGTGATCATATAGCAGTTAATTgtactttttattttgaaactgatgaaaatgaacaagaaaatagaaaaaaattcCAAATATGTTGTTCATATTATGGTATATCTCTTAACAAAATATGTACAACTATTTACCAATACACTAAATATTTACCATTGTTTTTAATATCGCCACAACTTTTTTCTGTATCTTCTTCTAAATTGTTAAATTGTGTTCATAtgcataataaaaattgttacaATATGATTGAAACACAACcacataaaaaaacaaaaaaaattacacaatattttcaaattcaaaaaaaaaaatcataa